The following proteins are co-located in the Clostridiales bacterium genome:
- the hslU gene encoding ATP-dependent protease ATPase subunit HslU, whose protein sequence is MYSMTPKEIVKELDKYIIGQDSAKKSVAVALRNRYRRSLLPEEMREEITPKNILMMGPTGVGKTEIARRLAKLMDAPFVKVEATKFTEVGYVGRDVDSMVRDLVEASIRITKQNRLQEKYSIAEEIADEKIIEAIIPGKKKPAQSSGGVRGPFDFILGGGFQTNQNSQNQIPGAKDETQSEKGDVELAREQVRQQLKDGLLEEQFIEIEVNDTPKTNNLDLGNEGMSIAIGNIFGDMMPQKKKNKKVRVKDARKILREQEAQNLIDMDQVTIEALENAEQNGIIFIDEIDKIASGSGYRSGADVSREGVQRDILPIVEGSVINTKYGPVKTDHVLFIGAGAFHISKPTDLIPELQGRFPIRVELENLTKEAFVQILTVPENALLKQHKMLLETEGIKVTFTDDAVEEIATMAFLTNEQTENIGARRLHTVMEKLLEEISFNIPEMNEEEIVIDKEYVKEKFLDRIHADDIDRYIL, encoded by the coding sequence CTGTATAGCATGACTCCGAAAGAAATTGTAAAAGAACTGGATAAATATATTATCGGTCAAGACAGCGCTAAGAAATCAGTTGCTGTGGCACTTAGAAACCGATACAGAAGAAGTCTGCTCCCTGAAGAAATGAGGGAAGAGATCACACCGAAAAACATTCTTATGATGGGCCCGACCGGTGTTGGAAAAACTGAGATCGCAAGAAGACTTGCAAAACTTATGGATGCGCCATTTGTTAAGGTAGAGGCAACTAAGTTTACAGAGGTTGGATATGTGGGCAGAGATGTGGATTCCATGGTCCGAGATCTGGTGGAAGCATCTATCCGTATTACCAAACAGAACCGTCTGCAGGAGAAGTACTCCATTGCGGAAGAAATCGCTGATGAAAAAATTATTGAGGCGATTATACCAGGGAAGAAAAAACCAGCCCAGAGCTCCGGCGGAGTGAGAGGGCCATTTGATTTTATCCTGGGAGGAGGCTTTCAGACCAATCAGAACAGTCAGAATCAGATTCCAGGAGCAAAGGATGAGACCCAGTCAGAGAAGGGCGATGTGGAACTGGCTAGAGAGCAGGTCAGACAGCAGCTTAAAGACGGCCTTCTGGAAGAGCAGTTTATTGAAATTGAAGTCAATGATACTCCTAAGACCAACAATCTGGATCTTGGAAATGAAGGTATGAGCATTGCCATTGGCAATATCTTTGGTGACATGATGCCACAGAAAAAGAAGAACAAGAAGGTTCGCGTCAAGGATGCAAGAAAAATATTGCGGGAACAGGAAGCACAAAATCTCATTGACATGGATCAAGTTACCATAGAAGCACTGGAAAATGCCGAACAAAACGGTATTATATTCATCGACGAAATTGATAAGATCGCTTCCGGCTCTGGGTATCGCTCAGGAGCTGATGTTTCGAGAGAAGGTGTCCAAAGAGATATTTTGCCTATCGTGGAAGGCAGTGTCATCAATACAAAGTATGGACCGGTAAAAACAGATCATGTTCTGTTTATTGGGGCCGGGGCATTCCATATCTCAAAACCAACAGATCTGATCCCCGAACTTCAGGGACGTTTTCCAATCCGTGTAGAGCTGGAAAATCTCACAAAGGAAGCTTTTGTTCAGATCTTGACCGTGCCGGAAAATGCGCTGCTGAAACAGCATAAAATGCTTCTTGAGACAGAAGGAATCAAAGTGACCTTTACGGATGATGCCGTGGAAGAAATCGCTACAATGGCATTTCTAACCAATGAGCAGACGGAAAACATCGGTGCCCGTAGACTTCACACAGTAATGGAAAAACTTCTTGAGGAAATCTCTTTCAATATTCCGGAAATGAATGAGGAAGAGATCGTCATCGATAAAGAATACGTAAAAGAGAAATTCCTTGATCGAATTCATGCTGATGACATTGATCGGTATATCCTGTAA
- a CDS encoding helix-turn-helix transcriptional regulator, translating to MKNRIKELRKNLGLRQEDMAAQLGVTRQTINAIENNKYNPTLDLAMKIAKLLELPVESIFLLEE from the coding sequence GTGAAAAATCGGATCAAAGAGTTACGGAAAAATTTGGGGTTGCGTCAAGAAGATATGGCGGCACAATTAGGAGTAACCCGGCAGACGATTAATGCAATTGAAAACAACAAGTACAATCCTACCCTTGATTTGGCGATGAAAATCGCCAAACTATTGGAGCTACCGGTTGAAAGCATTTTTCTGCTGGAAGAATAG
- the codY gene encoding GTP-sensing pleiotropic transcriptional regulator CodY: MERDILTKVRKLNWVLQESASGVFSFNDLCGILSDLMDANVYIANKRGKVIGVHYKIKSDSSTITDPETGSEKFPNEYNEALLKVVETEANLKAEEALEIFKYDYDTYDKLHTIIPILGGGQRLGTLIVTRYKPEFTDEDLVLGEYGATVVGLEIQRRKTLEIEEDARKRAVVQMAIGTLSYSEIEAVQQIFAELKGTEGLLVASKIADRSGITRSVIVNALRKLESAGVIESRSLGMKGTHIKILNGKFMEELDKLEV, from the coding sequence ATGGAAAGGGATATACTTACCAAGGTAAGAAAGCTGAACTGGGTACTCCAGGAAAGCGCTTCCGGCGTCTTTTCATTCAATGACCTTTGCGGGATATTGAGTGACCTGATGGATGCAAATGTTTACATTGCCAATAAAAGAGGAAAGGTGATAGGCGTTCATTACAAGATAAAATCAGACAGCTCTACCATTACCGACCCGGAGACCGGGAGTGAAAAGTTCCCAAATGAATACAATGAGGCTTTGCTGAAAGTTGTTGAAACAGAGGCTAACCTGAAGGCTGAGGAGGCTCTGGAAATTTTTAAGTACGACTATGATACTTATGATAAGCTCCATACGATCATTCCGATCCTCGGTGGCGGCCAAAGACTGGGAACCTTGATTGTGACCAGATATAAACCGGAATTCACAGATGAGGATCTGGTACTGGGAGAATATGGTGCAACCGTAGTGGGTCTGGAGATCCAACGGCGGAAAACCCTCGAGATTGAGGAGGATGCAAGAAAGAGAGCAGTGGTACAAATGGCTATTGGAACACTGTCCTATTCAGAAATTGAAGCGGTGCAGCAGATTTTCGCAGAACTGAAAGGAACTGAAGGCCTCCTTGTTGCCAGCAAGATTGCGGATCGATCCGGCATTACTCGTTCGGTAATTGTGAATGCACTACGCAAATTAGAAAGCGCAGGGGTTATTGAATCTCGTTCCCTCGGAATGAAGGGCACCCATATCAAGATCCTCAATGGAAAATTTATGGAAGAACTGGATAAGCTGGAAGTATAA
- the yunB gene encoding sporulation protein YunB, whose product MKQRRKRDKRKSIKWFVCLVLLLVLTVYSAVFTEKIIKPNLAAIAEVKVKAMMTRIVNEAVREQFVNDADVKGLLTIKTDQEGNITYVESNTTAMNALATNLTQAVQNQYKWEDASMMRVPVGSIVGSQILSQFGPYVTLKVLPIGTSKTNFKTEFESMGINQTKYKVYLEMDSQAKVLAPFSINNIDIQNTILIAEAIIVGEVPNSYINVPPGSAMDATNFFNE is encoded by the coding sequence ATGAAACAGAGAAGAAAGAGAGACAAGCGGAAAAGTATAAAATGGTTTGTTTGTCTAGTGCTGCTTTTAGTACTGACTGTTTACAGTGCTGTTTTTACAGAAAAAATCATAAAACCCAACCTTGCTGCAATTGCAGAAGTTAAGGTAAAAGCGATGATGACAAGAATTGTGAATGAGGCTGTCCGAGAGCAGTTTGTAAACGATGCTGATGTAAAGGGCTTATTGACGATTAAAACTGACCAGGAAGGTAATATTACATATGTGGAATCCAACACGACCGCTATGAATGCTCTTGCAACCAACCTGACACAAGCTGTGCAGAATCAGTATAAATGGGAAGATGCTTCCATGATGCGCGTTCCTGTAGGAAGTATTGTAGGAAGTCAGATTTTATCCCAGTTCGGTCCTTATGTTACGCTTAAGGTACTTCCCATTGGAACATCCAAAACCAATTTTAAAACGGAATTTGAGAGCATGGGGATCAATCAAACCAAATATAAGGTGTACCTTGAAATGGACAGCCAGGCGAAAGTCTTAGCACCATTTTCAATTAACAATATCGATATACAAAATACAATACTGATTGCTGAAGCGATTATTGTTGGTGAAGTTCCCAATTCCTATATTAATGTGCCGCCAGGTTCGGCAATGGATGCTACAAACTTTTTCAATGAGTGA
- the hflX gene encoding GTPase HflX, protein MQNEGYRAILAGVQLDQDISYSMKELWSLAEAAGVDVAGEMIQNKERPNTATYIGKGKVDELAELCQNMEVDTVIFNDELSGMQLRNLEERLNVRVIDRTILILDIFASRAVSREGKLQVELAQLKYRMPRLTGFGKSLSRLGGGIGTRGPGEKKLETDRRHISKRMDEIKRELAEVKNNRTTQRARRQKNEIPVVALVGYTNAGKSALMNRLLSFTDKEEKSVFEKDMLFATLDTAQRNIKLETNQEFILVDTVGFVSKLPHSLVKAFKATLEEVNYADLLLHVVDASYSDHDFHISVTNQVLKEIGAAEKDRLMVYNKIDIAEDITLPSNGEENLYISATRGDNIEQLVDRIKEKIFSDRTVVKMLIPYDRGDISSYLCEKARVDTMEYRNEGTYFEVEISRKDYGRLEQFLLLE, encoded by the coding sequence CTGCAAAATGAGGGGTACCGCGCAATTCTTGCAGGTGTTCAGCTGGATCAGGATATTTCCTATTCTATGAAAGAATTATGGTCCCTTGCAGAGGCTGCGGGAGTCGATGTAGCGGGGGAGATGATACAGAATAAAGAAAGACCGAATACCGCCACATATATCGGGAAGGGTAAGGTGGACGAGCTTGCCGAACTGTGCCAAAATATGGAGGTTGATACGGTCATTTTTAATGATGAGTTATCAGGTATGCAGCTAAGAAATCTAGAGGAGCGGCTTAACGTAAGAGTAATTGATAGAACCATATTGATTCTTGATATCTTTGCTTCAAGAGCTGTATCCCGAGAAGGAAAACTTCAGGTTGAGCTTGCTCAGCTTAAATATCGTATGCCTAGACTCACCGGCTTTGGAAAATCCCTCTCAAGACTGGGAGGCGGAATCGGCACCAGAGGTCCAGGGGAAAAGAAGCTGGAAACCGATCGCCGTCATATCTCCAAAAGGATGGATGAAATCAAACGGGAACTGGCAGAGGTCAAAAACAATAGAACAACACAAAGAGCAAGGCGTCAGAAGAACGAAATTCCAGTGGTTGCATTGGTGGGGTATACCAATGCCGGAAAATCAGCATTGATGAACAGGCTTCTTTCGTTTACGGACAAAGAAGAAAAGAGTGTATTTGAAAAGGATATGCTTTTTGCTACGCTGGATACTGCCCAGAGAAATATTAAGCTGGAGACGAATCAAGAATTCATTCTGGTTGATACGGTAGGCTTTGTAAGCAAACTGCCCCATTCGCTTGTTAAGGCTTTTAAAGCAACCTTAGAGGAAGTAAACTATGCAGATTTATTGCTTCACGTAGTGGATGCGTCCTATTCGGATCATGATTTTCATATTAGCGTGACGAATCAGGTATTAAAAGAAATCGGTGCTGCGGAGAAAGACCGATTGATGGTTTATAATAAAATTGATATTGCAGAGGATATCACTCTTCCTAGCAATGGGGAAGAAAATCTTTATATTTCAGCCACCCGGGGAGATAATATCGAGCAACTTGTGGATCGTATCAAAGAAAAGATTTTTTCTGACAGGACTGTGGTTAAAATGCTGATCCCATATGATCGGGGTGATATTTCATCCTATCTTTGTGAAAAAGCTCGTGTTGATACTATGGAGTATCGAAACGAAGGGACTTATTTTGAAGTAGAGATATCCAGGAAGGATTACGGAAGGCTGGAGCAGTTTCTTCTCTTGGAATAA
- a CDS encoding YigZ family protein yields the protein MIRYKTVMKEAEAEQIIDKSRFIGHVRPVDSREEAEAFLFEIRSKHKTATHNVPSFVIGEQFQFQWASDDGEPQGTSGAPMVQMLVKEGITNLALVVTRYYGGIKLGTGGLVRAYTGTAKLALEAAGICDVKELDELKVRLDYTFYGKLQNLALNGNFTICDAVFEDAVVANLVMEPESREEIKTMLSNLTGGNALILDENRRLAKVKT from the coding sequence GTGATCAGATATAAAACAGTAATGAAAGAAGCTGAAGCTGAACAAATCATAGACAAATCAAGATTTATTGGACATGTCAGGCCAGTTGATTCGAGAGAAGAAGCGGAAGCATTCCTTTTTGAAATTCGATCTAAGCATAAAACAGCAACCCATAATGTTCCCTCGTTTGTAATCGGAGAACAATTTCAGTTTCAATGGGCAAGTGATGACGGAGAACCACAGGGGACTTCCGGTGCTCCCATGGTTCAGATGCTGGTAAAAGAAGGCATCACTAATTTAGCGCTTGTTGTCACAAGATATTACGGCGGGATTAAATTAGGAACCGGCGGCTTAGTCAGAGCTTATACTGGAACTGCTAAGCTTGCATTAGAGGCCGCTGGTATCTGCGATGTAAAAGAACTGGATGAGCTGAAGGTGCGACTGGACTATACTTTCTACGGAAAATTGCAGAATCTTGCCTTAAATGGCAATTTCACTATTTGTGATGCTGTTTTTGAGGATGCTGTTGTGGCGAATCTTGTCATGGAGCCGGAAAGTAGGGAAGAAATCAAAACAATGCTTTCAAATTTGACAGGGGGAAATGCCTTGATTTTAGACGAAAACAGGCGATTGGCAAAAGTCAAGACCTAA
- a CDS encoding S-layer homology domain-containing protein has translation MKEIPNFRGLLVILLAAVLVPFAALTAKETSYAAEQPDRITGIHRAYIYGYPDGTVKPLGVLTREEAAAIFSRLLEGCDKWAAEQKERKFSDVSPDRWSYREISELADAGFLQGYPDGSFRPENPITRAEFANIASKLSTKFDLDVPSFPDTPNHWGADPIRTAACRGWIRSFGDGSFRPEEHLLRCEGMMLINDALDRRVNGEGLTHKVIRWIDNPAHEWYYEIVQEASNSHKYERMDKTKSTERWIE, from the coding sequence GTGAAAGAAATACCAAATTTCAGGGGACTTTTGGTCATTCTTCTTGCAGCAGTCTTGGTTCCTTTTGCAGCATTAACTGCGAAGGAAACAAGTTATGCTGCTGAGCAGCCTGACCGAATAACCGGCATTCACCGGGCGTACATATATGGCTATCCAGATGGAACGGTAAAACCTCTTGGAGTACTGACCCGGGAGGAAGCAGCGGCGATTTTTAGCAGGCTGCTGGAAGGCTGTGATAAATGGGCCGCAGAACAAAAGGAAAGGAAGTTCTCTGATGTCAGTCCGGACCGATGGTCCTACAGAGAAATATCAGAATTGGCTGATGCTGGATTCTTGCAAGGGTACCCAGATGGAAGTTTTCGACCTGAAAACCCCATCACACGGGCTGAATTTGCTAATATCGCTTCAAAACTTTCCACGAAGTTCGATCTCGATGTGCCTAGCTTTCCAGATACACCCAATCACTGGGGTGCGGATCCAATTCGCACGGCTGCCTGCCGCGGCTGGATTCGATCTTTTGGAGACGGATCTTTTCGGCCTGAGGAGCATCTTCTTCGCTGTGAAGGGATGATGCTGATCAATGATGCACTTGATCGAAGAGTGAATGGAGAGGGGCTAACACATAAGGTGATTCGCTGGATCGATAATCCTGCACATGAGTGGTATTATGAAATCGTACAGGAAGCTAGCAATTCCCATAAATATGAAAGAATGGATAAAACGAAATCCACGGAAAGATGGATTGAATAA
- a CDS encoding thymidine kinase, with translation MAQLYYRYSTMNAGKSIELIKVAYNYEERGKRVLVLTPSIDDRFGVGVVASRIGITREAITINEETNVLELFMKENKRHGIDCVLVDECQFLKKHHVQELVEIVDSCDVPVLAYGLKNDFKNELFEGSYYMLIYADKIEEIKTICWCGRKATMVARVVDGKFVKTGEQIVVGGNDMYISLCRKHYNDGRLGE, from the coding sequence GTGGCACAATTATATTACAGATACAGCACCATGAATGCAGGAAAGTCCATAGAACTGATCAAAGTAGCATATAACTACGAAGAACGGGGGAAACGGGTACTGGTTCTGACGCCCAGTATTGATGACAGATTCGGTGTTGGGGTCGTTGCTTCCAGAATCGGGATCACAAGAGAGGCAATTACAATCAATGAGGAAACCAATGTTCTCGAATTGTTTATGAAAGAAAACAAGCGTCATGGCATAGACTGTGTCCTTGTGGATGAGTGCCAGTTTCTAAAAAAGCATCACGTTCAAGAGCTTGTTGAGATCGTCGACAGCTGCGATGTTCCTGTGCTGGCCTACGGATTAAAAAACGATTTCAAAAATGAGCTTTTCGAGGGCTCTTATTATATGCTGATTTATGCGGATAAAATAGAAGAGATCAAGACAATCTGCTGGTGTGGCAGAAAGGCTACCATGGTAGCCAGGGTTGTGGACGGGAAATTTGTAAAGACCGGTGAACAGATCGTGGTCGGTGGCAATGACATGTATATTTCCCTTTGCAGAAAGCATTACAATGACGGACGCCTGGGAGAATAA
- a CDS encoding TIGR01212 family radical SAM protein produces the protein MNTIYNDQYFNSIGSYLKHQFGCKVIKLSLDAGFTCPNRDGTKGAGGCIFCSADGSGDFASDIPGQIKLLSNKWPSGKYIAYFQSHTNTYAPIEVLREKYEQALAYPDVIGIAIATRPDCLSAEVLELLAELSKRTFLWVELGLQTIHENTAELINRCYPLSVFDEAVTELKKRGIKTVVHLIFGLPGETRDDMLSSLRHVCSKNVFGIKLHLMNVLKGTRLAEFYPDRIHIPQKEEYINLVVDALEIVPPEITIHRVTADAPRHLLIAPEWGYEKRSILNGIQKEFRHRNSYQGKGLIGLVKTDISLK, from the coding sequence ATGAATACCATATACAACGATCAATATTTTAATTCCATCGGCAGCTATTTAAAGCATCAATTTGGATGCAAAGTCATCAAACTTTCTCTGGACGCCGGATTTACTTGTCCTAACAGAGACGGCACAAAAGGCGCAGGGGGCTGCATTTTTTGTTCTGCAGACGGATCTGGTGATTTCGCCAGTGATATCCCTGGGCAAATTAAGCTTCTATCAAATAAATGGCCCTCCGGCAAATACATTGCCTATTTTCAAAGCCATACAAACACCTATGCCCCAATCGAGGTTCTGCGTGAAAAATATGAACAGGCTCTCGCTTATCCAGATGTCATTGGGATTGCAATTGCGACAAGGCCCGACTGTCTTTCAGCGGAAGTCTTGGAGCTTCTCGCAGAGCTGAGCAAAAGAACTTTCCTTTGGGTCGAACTCGGACTTCAGACCATTCATGAGAATACTGCGGAGCTGATCAATCGTTGCTACCCATTATCCGTGTTTGATGAAGCGGTTACGGAGCTGAAAAAGCGCGGCATAAAAACGGTAGTACACTTAATTTTCGGACTTCCGGGAGAAACCAGAGACGATATGCTAAGCTCCCTCCGCCATGTTTGCAGCAAAAATGTCTTCGGCATCAAGCTGCATTTAATGAATGTACTAAAAGGTACACGTCTCGCTGAATTTTATCCGGATCGGATACACATACCCCAAAAAGAAGAATACATCAACCTTGTGGTTGATGCACTCGAAATCGTCCCTCCAGAGATAACAATCCATAGAGTGACGGCAGATGCGCCGCGTCATCTTCTGATTGCGCCTGAATGGGGATATGAAAAGCGGTCCATCCTCAACGGAATTCAAAAGGAATTCAGACACAGAAACAGCTATCAGGGAAAAGGCTTGATAGGTCTGGTAAAAACTGATATAAGTTTGAAATAG
- a CDS encoding epoxyqueuosine reductase QueH: MKTTKEKDCRYEGLEEITQSSPFIRLDQLNEVRKSRHKLLLHSCCGPCSTAVVERLTGRFDITIFFYNPNINDQEEYEKRRDAQLDFIEKYNDRIDARDRIAYLEGPFEPELFVQASKGMEEEPEGGRRCTSCFQLRLEKTAETAKMSGFDTFSTTLSVSPHKNFELIHKIGMQLGMRYALSFLGEDFKKQGGYQRSIELSKEYGLYRQRFCGCSYAK; encoded by the coding sequence ATGAAAACGACGAAAGAAAAGGACTGCAGGTATGAGGGTCTGGAGGAGATCACTCAGAGCAGCCCATTTATCAGACTGGATCAATTGAATGAAGTTCGCAAAAGCAGGCATAAACTACTTCTTCACAGCTGCTGCGGGCCATGCAGTACCGCGGTAGTGGAGCGACTCACCGGGCGGTTTGATATTACAATTTTCTTCTACAATCCCAACATAAATGATCAAGAGGAATATGAAAAAAGGCGAGATGCACAACTTGATTTTATAGAGAAGTACAATGACCGGATCGACGCCAGAGACAGAATTGCTTATCTGGAAGGCCCGTTTGAGCCGGAGTTGTTTGTACAGGCATCTAAAGGGATGGAAGAGGAGCCGGAAGGCGGAAGACGCTGCACCTCTTGCTTTCAGCTGCGGCTTGAAAAAACTGCTGAGACTGCAAAGATGAGCGGTTTTGACACCTTTAGTACTACGCTATCCGTCAGCCCGCATAAAAATTTTGAGTTGATTCATAAGATTGGAATGCAGCTAGGGATGCGATATGCACTCTCCTTTCTGGGTGAGGATTTTAAAAAGCAGGGCGGGTATCAGCGTTCCATAGAACTGTCAAAGGAATACGGACTGTACAGGCAGCGGTTTTGCGGCTGCAGCTATGCAAAATAA
- a CDS encoding aspartate--ammonia ligase: MSRGLILPEGYSTVIDLMESQRAIKKIKDFFQQELAYGLNLRRVSAPLFVTPESGLNDNLNGVERPVAFTLKGQDERTVEIVQSLAKWKRMALGKYEIEPGKGIYTDMNAIRRDEEADNLHSIYVDQWDWEKSIRQSDRNEEYLKETVITIYNAMKNLGDYVNRIYRDIQTELPNEIFFITTQELEDLYPELTPKQREDKIAEEKRAVFIMKIGGRLKSGEPHDGRAPDYDDWELNGDIVLWNDVLGIAYEISSMGIRVDENSMLKQLKLADAENRSELPFHKAILNQELPYSIGGGIGQSRLCMFFLRKAHIGEVQVSVWPEDMIEECKANNIFLL, from the coding sequence ATGTCAAGAGGACTCATACTACCAGAGGGATATTCTACTGTGATTGATCTGATGGAGAGCCAAAGGGCCATCAAAAAAATTAAAGATTTCTTTCAGCAGGAATTGGCTTATGGGCTCAATTTAAGAAGGGTTTCTGCACCCCTGTTCGTCACCCCTGAAAGCGGGTTAAACGACAATCTCAACGGTGTGGAACGTCCTGTTGCCTTTACCTTAAAGGGGCAGGATGAAAGAACTGTAGAAATTGTCCAATCCCTGGCAAAGTGGAAGAGGATGGCACTGGGAAAATATGAAATCGAGCCAGGTAAGGGCATCTATACTGATATGAATGCGATTCGCAGAGATGAGGAAGCGGATAACCTGCATTCCATCTATGTAGATCAATGGGACTGGGAAAAATCCATCCGCCAGTCCGATCGAAATGAAGAATATCTTAAGGAAACTGTGATCACCATATATAACGCAATGAAGAATCTAGGCGATTATGTGAATCGGATTTATCGGGACATCCAGACGGAGCTGCCTAATGAAATCTTCTTTATCACCACACAGGAATTGGAAGATCTTTATCCTGAGCTGACTCCAAAGCAGAGAGAAGATAAGATCGCGGAAGAAAAGAGAGCGGTATTTATTATGAAAATCGGCGGGAGACTGAAATCCGGCGAGCCTCATGATGGAAGAGCTCCTGACTATGATGACTGGGAGCTGAACGGAGATATCGTATTATGGAACGACGTTCTTGGCATCGCCTATGAGATCTCTTCTATGGGGATCCGTGTTGACGAAAATTCCATGTTGAAGCAGCTTAAGCTTGCTGATGCTGAAAACCGGTCAGAGCTGCCATTTCATAAAGCAATACTCAATCAGGAGCTGCCTTACAGCATCGGCGGCGGAATTGGACAGTCAAGACTGTGCATGTTCTTCCTGCGAAAAGCCCATATCGGTGAGGTTCAGGTTTCTGTCTGGCCGGAAGATATGATCGAAGAATGCAAGGCAAATAATATCTTCTTATTATAA